In one window of Oryza sativa Japonica Group chromosome 9, ASM3414082v1 DNA:
- the LOC4347621 gene encoding uncharacterized protein codes for MPWVYHPQLELLAVPQQPESCPMAAAVTQPESPAMAGVDRLRLDGAMPPSYPSSWSVLPREVVVVDEIDDGEELRRWNILRCDRRAGYGVCEAVVEGVKLGARIVSDRGFSALCIIVSKAARAGTRGQVCAAVLAIKNHVIVLSVAFPRGDLFHSLKCACSSFYLVYDASDASITMIPDLQFSFHHHKVSSAVTKEPLPIACGVAHYLVLLGRAMTIKGMDQHIEDRVCLSPLQQSSLAHPSPSSSTNCSLWMTKSAIFPKEVVTRGFSANKMLSFDGLAMWVDLHQGILFCQHYDLFSNSNDSGSVPFYFVDLPPGCCNDDITTRPLSDSYPPEMYRSIVCVGDSIKFVTIEGYLRDSTAPIEDRMVTMWSLRPQESWSWRKDRDLSIGGICAQLFKKIPICATMLEPMPNMAPQSPILSTEDGSLHLLIVNDNSNEMLENQNIMVTVDMSKGYVISACLLPTDFGDQLPGLYGVMLPRMLGSNFFRF; via the exons ATGCCTTGGGTTTATCATCCGCAACTTGAATTGCTGGCCGTTCCGCAACAACCTGAATCGTGTCCCATGGCTGCGGCGGTTACGCAGCCTGAATCGCCGGCCATGGCTGGGGTTGATCGTCTCCGCTTGGACGGTGCCATGCCCCCCTCGTATCCCTCCTCCTGGTCTGTGCTGCCGCGGGAGGTCGTGGTTGTCGACGAGATCGACGACGGGGAGGAGCTACGCCGGTGGAACATCCTGAGATGCGATCGCAGGGCCGGCTACGGCGTCTGCGAGGCAGTGGTGGAGGGCGTGAAGCTCGGTGCGCGCATCGTCTCCGACCGGGGCTTCTCCGCCCTGTGCATCATCGTGAGCAAAGCCGCGCGGGCTGGGACGAGAGGCCAAGTCTGCGCCGCGGTGCTGGCTATCAAGAATCATGTCATCGTCCTCTCCGTCGCCTTTCCCAGAGGTGATTTGTTCCACTCCCTCAAGTGTGCGTGTTCATCCTTCTACCTGGTCTACGACGCCTCCGACGCGTCCATCACCATGATCCCCGACCTGCAATTCTCCTTTCACCACCACAAAGTGTCTTCTGCTGTCACCAAGGAACCTCTCCCAATCGCTTGTGGTGTTGCACATTACCTCGTCCTCCTAGGCCGTGCCATGACGATTAAGGGGATGGATCAGCACATAGAAGATCGTGTCTGCCTGAGTCCGCTGCAGCAGTCATCTTTGGCTCATCCATCGCCATCGTCCAGCACCAACTGCAGTCTGTGGATGACCAAGTCGGCCATCTTCCCCAAAgaggtggtgacgagaggcttttCTGCAAATAAGATGCTCTCGTTCGATGGCTTGGCTATGTGGGTTGACTTGCATCAAGGAATCCTCTTCTGCCAACACTACGACTTGTTCTCCAATTCCAATGACAGTGGCTCTGTGCCGTTCTACTTTGTTGATCTGCCACCGGGCTGTTGTAATGATGACATCACCACCCGCCCGCTTTCTGACTCCTATCCACCAGAGATGTACCGTTCTATCGTGTGTGTCGGAGACAGCATCAAGTTCGTCACCATTGAAGGCTACCTCCGCGACAGCACTGCCCCTATCGAGGATCGGATGGTGACTATGTGGAGCCTGAGACCCCAGGAATCTTGGTCGTGGAGGAAAGACCGTGACCTCAGCATTGGAGGCATATGCGCGCAGCTTTTCAAGAAGATTCCTATATGCGCAACGATGCTGGAGCCGATGCCGAATATGGCACCGCAGAGTCCTATCCTGAGCACGGAGGATGGCAGCCTCCATCTCCTTATCGTGAATGATAACAGCAATGAAATGCTCGAGAATCAGAATATTATGGTCACTGTTGACATGTCCAAGGGCTACGTAATCTCCGCTTGTTTGCTCCCTACTGACTTTGGCGATCAGCTGCCTGGGTTGTATGGTGTCATGCTGCCGCGTATGCTGGGCTCCAACTTCTTCCG GTTCTGA